The Odontesthes bonariensis isolate fOdoBon6 chromosome 19, fOdoBon6.hap1, whole genome shotgun sequence genome includes the window TacactctctctgctctcttgtGCACTCTCTCTGCTTTCAGGCACTGTCTCGGCGCTCTCGTGCACTCTCGGCGCTCtcgtgcactctctctgctctctcatgCACTCTCTTGTGTTTCGTCAGAGGCTCTCAGCCTTCAGACGTGTGCCTAAGACTGTCAGAGCGgcagcaggaagcagcctgCAGGCGGGGAGTGGTCGGGCTTATAAAAGGAGCTTCTTCTTCCTGCTCTCTGCATTCGTCTTCTCTCCCCCGTGCTGTTCGTACCTGAGACTCTACCTGCACAGGTAAGCCGGCCCGGTGCCTCGCACACACCGGCGCTGTTCCTGAGCTGTGATTGATTCTCCTCCGTGTGTTTTGTTACAGATCAGAATGTCGTGGGACCAGTACATCACCAATCTGATGGCACCTGAAGGTGGAAAGGAGCTGGTGTCAGAAGCGGCCATCTGTGGGACCGCTGGAGGGTCGGAGAGCGTGTGGGCCAAGAAAGGCTTGGACAACTTATCGGTgagcacgcacgcacacatgcacgctCCCTGTGACACACGTGCACACTTACTGGGACACACGTGAACACTCACTGTGACACACAGCGACCTGAGCACCGTCGTCACACACTCAGAAGCAGCTTCTGTTCTCTGACATCCTGGCGGCGGCGCCAGGTGACGGCCCCCCGACCAGCTGCCCCCTTAACCCATCACCGTCTTCTTCTGGGGTTTCGGGCGTGTTGGGCGAGCCGCTCAGATGCCACCCGGGCGGGCAGCGCCGCTGCAGGAAATGAGGGTTTGAAAGTGTGTGAGAAAGGCCTCGCCTCATTGGCTGATGTCTTCCTCTTTGCTTTGAATCTTCCTTCGGTCAGAGAAACAACAGATTCGGGGGACAGAAACTCACAGAATCTCTATTTTCAGTCACGCTGACTTCCTGCTGCGCATGATTTTAGAAATGTGGAAGTAAATGTGTGTAAAGTGCACGGTTAGTTTGAACCGGTTCGGTCAGAACAGGTGGTGTTCAGAAGAAACTGAACCACTCAGGTGCTCATTTGTTGTGTAAAAGGGGGATTTTTTACGCGCTGGCGTTTGCAGGCGCGGGTTCGACTCGGCGGTTTCCGGCTGTTTTTTGGGGCAACGAGACGAGCGTTGCTTTAACTACCTTATAAGGACACGGTGTCAAAAAGAGCGAATACAGGAAGCTGAGACGGCTGCTTCTTGTTTctgcacaaacatgcacacacatgcacacacatgcacgcacacgcacgcacacagtaaggtatgtgcgtgtgtgtaacTGCAGCAGAGTCACATTTACtaggtttctttgtttttacatctttagtgacatttttcaacattttagATTTGGGTTCAATTATTTGCTTCCTGCCACAAAAGAtagtgcatgtgcatgtgtgtgcatgtgtctgcatGTGAAAAAGCTAGCTCCAGGGCTTGCCCCTGATTGGCTGAAGGCTTTGGGGAAGCGCTCCTCTGCATCGGTTCCTGTCACGACTCGTCTTCCTCACATTCTTTTCTTCTTGTTCGACTCTCTGAAAAACTGAAGCCGCAGTCTGAGCAGAAGTCCGCTTGTTTCCCCCTCGGACTAAATCTGTCTCTCGTGCACAAGCTGAGAGCGCGAACGTGACGGCGTGGGTGTGCGTGCGAGACGCAGAACGATGTTTAAACGATCAGCAAATGGATAAATCTGTAAATACGAGCATATTTAGGATTAATGGAGCATTTAACACCACACTGGAGTCGGCTCTTTTTATTTCCTCTTCAGGTGTTGAGGTGAGAGGATGTGGTTATCCAATGAGGGGGCGTGGTTATCCGCTGAGGGGGCGTGGTTATCTAATTCAACTCAGACAGGGCGGCCGGTCCATGAGGGATACCCGACCCCACGTTTCTCTTGGGGTTCTGGACGTGTTCTGGACCTGgaactgtaaataaaaaagttccCAGTTTCTAAATCGAACCGTGATCATTTCCACTGCTTCTGTGTTCTTATATTCATCTGATTTATTTCGGTTTAGGCTCGCAGCACATCTGGTTCGCTGCGTGTTCACAGCCCGAAAAGATCCAAAATAAGGATTTCATGATCATTTAACACAGCAGGAACCTGTAGAATGAACATTTTAATCTTTGATactgctgttttaaagtcttgtTTTTCCACAGCTGATAAATCAGCAAAGGTATATAGATAGATACGTGTACTGACCAGAGTACTGACTGTAGCACTTTAGTTATTTTatgttgttcttgtttttttgtttttaatgatgCTGCTTCTTATGCCTTTTAAATTGCCCCTCGGGGACAAAtaaagtactttattcatcccaatttgggaaattgttgtgttgcagcagcatacagtaaaatatatgtaaacaattaaagtgaaaacaagcaaataaaataaaataaaattaaattaaattaaattaaattaaattaaattaaattaaattaaattaaattaaattaaataaaaatagtgaataagcATTAGGTGTATACAAagtacagtatgaagagtgttttttaaaaaaaaatttaaaggaGCTTTAAAGTCACACAAAACGATGCGCAATCAATAATATCATGAATTGGACTCCCATAATAATGAGTGGAAGTGTAATGCTGATAAAAGCGTTAGTGTGaatgggttctgttgggtttctgagTGAGTAGCTTCCTGTCGCTGTCAGCATAAACAGCAGCCTGTGGGAGTGTTGAGCGTTGTCTTCATCACAGGCCTCTTCCTCTCTGACAGGTTGAGGAGATTAAGAAACTGGCCGGCGACCGGTCAGGCTTCCCTCAGAACGGCGTCTACATCTCAGGACAGAAGTGCCGGCTGCTCCGGGACGAGATGGACATCGACCAAAGGTTCATGCTGCAGCTGAAGACCGCCGCCGACGGCGAAGGCCTCGCGTACGGCGTGTGTGTCGGCAAGACCAAAACAGGTGAGGCAGACAGGTGCACGGATCTCCGTTTGACAGAGAAACTCTGAAGAATTCCTGCTGAAAGTGTTTGACTCCCCCTCTGCCTCCACAGCTATAATCATAGCAAAGGGTAACAAAGATGTGGGGAACGGGCAGCTGTCCACCAAGGTGTACGGCATCCTCGAGTACCTCAGGAAGAGCGGTTATTGAACCAACATGGCTGCTGCGCCGCTCCTCCTACCTCCAGGAGAGAAGCCCCGCCCCCGGACTCCCCCCGGTCTCCCTGAGCTTCAGTAGTTCGTTCCTCATCGTTGTGTCTTAAAGCCGTCAGGTGTGAGCCACCTGCACACGTCAGTGTTACATCATGTTTTAATGCATCCAGTCATACGTGTggatgaaataaagaaaaaacgtGTTTATTTTACCCGCTGTTTGTGTTCCTTTACTTCGCCCGGTGTTCAGGATCAAAGGTAAGAGGCAGCCACGACACCATCCTGTCGAAAAACCCCTATGAACTCCCCGGTCACTCGTGAACCGTCAGAAAAATAAGTCCAACCAGTGGTTCAACCCGGCTGGGTTAGGTTTGGAGTTTTTACTCATGATGAAGCTGAAAGATTGAAAAGTGAGGGCTGTAACCAGTTATTAAATCATATTTCTTttagaaaaatgattaaaatgatgaAAATTTATATTGTCAAAAACGTGGCCTGGAGTGGTggacttagggttagggctatggccctgtgatccttagggttagggctatggtcctgtgacccttagggttagggctatggtcctgtgacccttagggttagggctatggtcctgtgacccttaaggttagggctatggtcctgtgacccttagggttagggttatggtccTGTGatccttagggttagggctatggtcctgtgatccttagggttagggctatggtcctgtgacccttaaggttagggctatggccctgtgatccttagggttagggctatggtcctgtgacccttagggttagggctatggtcctgtgacccttagggttagggctatggtcctgtgacccttaaggttagggctatggtcctgtgacccttagggttagggttatggtccTGTGatccttagggttagggctatggtcctgtgatccttagggttagggctatggtcctgtgacccttaaggttagggctatggccctgtgacccttagggttagggctattaccctgtgacccttaggttagggctatggtcctgtgacccttaaggttagggctatggtcctgtgacccttagggttagggctatggtcctgtgactcttagggttagggctatggtcctgtgacccttaaggttagggctatggccctgtgacccttagggttagggctatggtcctttgacccttagggttagggctatggtcctgtgacccttagggttagggctattaccctgtgacccttaggttagggctatggtcctgtgacccttaaggttagggctatggtcctgtgacccttagggttagggctatggtaCTGTGatccttagggttagggctatggtcctctgacccttaaggttagggctatggccctgtgacccttaaggttagggctatggtcctgtgacccttagggttagggctatggtaCTGTGatccttagggttagggctatggtcctgtgacccttagggttagggctatggtcctttgacccttaaggttagggctatggtcctctgacccttaaggttagggctatggtcctgtgaccattaaggttagggctatggccctgtgacccttagggttagggctatggccctgtgacccttaaggttagggccatggtcctgtgacccttagggttagggctatggtgCTGTGatgcttagggttagggctatggtcctgtgacccttagggttagggctatggtcctgtgacccttaaggttagggctatggccctgtgacccttaaggttagggctatggtGCTGTGATCCTTGGGGTTAGGGCTATGGCCCTCtgacccttagggttagggctatggccctgtgacccttatggttagggctatggtcctgtgacccttagggttagggttatggtcctgtgacccttagggttagggctatggtcctctgacccttagggttagggctatggtcctttgacccttagggttagggctatggtcctgtgacccttagggttagggctattaccctgtgacccttaggttagggctatggtcctgtgacccctaaggttagggctatggtcctgtgacccttagggttagggctatggtcctgtgactcttagggttagggctatggtcctgtgacccttaaggttagggctatggccctgtgacccttagggttagggctatggtcctttgacccttagggttagggctatggtcctgtgacccttagggttagggctattaccctgtgacccttaggttagggctatggtcctgtgacccttaaggttagggctatggtcctgtgacccttagggttagggctatggtcctgtgactcttagggttagggctatggtcctgtgacccttaaggttagggctatggccctctgacccttagggttagggctatggccctgtgacccttaaggttagggctatggtcctgtgacccttagggttagggctatggtaCTGTGatccttagggttagggctatggtcctgtgacccttagggttagggctatggtcctttgacccttaaggttagggctatggtcctctgacccttaaggttagggctatggtcctgtgacccttaaggttagggctatggccctgtgacccttagggttagggctatggtcctgtgacccttaaggttagggctatggccctgtgacccttagggttagggctatggccctgtgacccttaaggttagggccatggtcctgtgacccttagggttagggctatggtgCTGTGatgcttagggttagggctatggtcctgtgacccttagggttagggctatggtcctgtgacccttaaggttagggctatggccctgtgacccttaaggttagggctatggtGCTGTGATCCTTGGGGTTAGGGCTATGGCCCTCtgacccttagggttagggctatggccctgtgacccttatggttagggctatggtcctgtgacccttagggttagggttatggtcctgtgacccttaaggttagggctatggtcctgtgacccttagggttagggctatggccctgtgacccttagggttagggctatggtcctgtgacccttaaggttagggctatgttcctgtgacccttagggttagggctatggtcctgtgacccttagggttagggctatggtcctgtgacccttagggttagggctatggtcctttgacccttaaggttagggctatggtcctctgacccttaaggttagggctatggtcctgtgacccttaaggttagggctatggccctgtgacccttaaggttagggctatggccctgtgacccttagggttagggctatggtcctgtgacccttaaggttagggctatggccctgtgacccttagggttagggctatggccctgtgacccttaaggttagggctatggtcctgtgacccttagggttagggctatggtgCTGTGatccttagggttagggctatggtcctgtgacccttagggttagggctatggtcctgtgacccttaaggttagggctatggtcctgtgacccttaaggTTAGGGCTATTGTCCTTtgacccttagggttagggctatggccctctgacccttaaggttagggctatggccctgtgacccttaaggttagggctatggtcctgTGATCCTTGGGGTTAGGGCTATGGCCCTCTGACCCTTAAGGTTAGGGCTATGATCCTGTGACCCTTAAGGTTAGGGCTATGGCCCTCTGACCCTTAAGGTTAGGGCTATGATCCTGTGACCCTTAAGGTTAGGGCTATGGCCCTGTGACCCTtaaggttagggctatggtcctgtgacccttaaggttagggctatggtcctgtgacccttaaggTTAGGGCTATGGCCCTGTGACCCTTAAGGTTAGGGCTATGATCCTGTGACCCTTAAAGTTAGGGCTATGGCCCTGTGACCCTTAAGGTTAGGGCTATGGCCCTCTGACCCTtaaggttagggctatggtcctgtgacccttaaggttagggctatggccctgtgacccttaaggttagggctatggtcctgtgacccttaaggttagggctatggtcctgtgacccttaaggttagggctatggccctgtgacccttaaggttagggctatggccctgtgacccttaaggttagggctatggtcctgtgacccttaaggTTAGGGCTATGGCCCTGTGACCCTTAAGGTACAGACAGTACTGCAGACAGTACTACAGACAATAGCACAGAGAGTACTACAGACAGTACTACCCACAGTACTATTACAGTACTACAGACAGTACTACAGACAGTACTACAGATAGTACTACAGACAGTACTATTACAGTACTACAGGCAGTACTACAGACAGTAGCACAGACCGTAGCACACACAGTACCACAGACAGTACTACAGACAGTACTATTACAGTACTACAGACACTACTACAAATAGTACTACAAATAGTACTACAGACAGTAGCACAGACAGTACCACAGACAGTACTGTGACAGTACCACAGACAGTACTACAGACAGTACTACAGACAGTACCAAAGACAGTACCAAAGACAGTACTACAGGCAGTACTATTACAGTACCACAGACAGTACCACAGACAATACCACTGACAGTACTACAGACAGTACTATGACAGTACTACTGACAGTACTACAGACAATAGCACAGAGAGTACTACAGACAGTACTACAGACAGTACTACAGACAGTAGCACAGACAGTACCACAGACAGTACTACAGTAAGTACTATTACAATACTACAGACAGTACTATGACAGTACTACAGACAGTACCACAGACAGTACTACAGACAGTACTATGACAGTACTACAAACAGTACTATGACAGTACTACAGACAGTACTATTACAGTACTTTGACAGTACTACAGACAGTACTACAGACAGTACCACAGACAGTACTACAGACAGTACCACAGACAGTATCACAGACAGTACTACAGACAGTACTATTACAGTACTACAGACAGTACTACAGACAGTACCACAGACAGTACTACAGACAGTACTACAGACAGTACCACAGACAGTACTACAGACAGTACTATGACAGTACTACAGACAGTACCACAGACAGTACTACAGACAGTACTACAGACAGTACCACAGACAGTACTGTTACAGTTCTACAGACAGTACTACAGACAGTACCAAAGACAGTACCACAGACAGTACTACAGACAATAGCACAGACAGTACTACAGACAGTACCACAGACAGTACTACAGACAGTACTACAGACAATTGCACGGACAATACTACAGACAGTACCACAGACAGTACTACAGATAGTACCACCCACAGTACCACAGACAGTAGCACAGACAGTACTACAGACAGTACTACAGACAGTACTACAGAGAGTACTACAGACAGTACTACAGACAGTACCACAGTCAGTACTATGACAGTACTACAGACAGTACTACAGACAGTACCACAGACAGTACCACAGACAGTACTATAGACAGTACTACAGACAGTACCACAGACAGTACTACAGATAGTACTACAGACAGTACTATTACAGTACTACAGGCAGTACTACAGACAGTAGCACAGACAGTAGCACAGACAGTACTATTACAGTACTACAGACACTACTACAAATATTACTACAAATAGTACTACAGACAGTAGCACAGACAGTACTACAGACAGTACTATTACAGTACTACAGGCAGTACTACAGACAGTAGCACAGACAGTAGCACAGACAGTACCACAGACAGTAGTACAGACAGTACTATTACAGTACTACAGACACTACTACAAATAGTACTACAGACAGTACTACAGACAGTACCACAGACAGTACTACAGACAGTACTATTACAGTACTACAGACAGTACTACAGACAGTACTATTACAGTACTACAGACAGTACTACAGACAGTACCAAAGACAGTACCACAGACAGTAGCACAGACAGTACTACAGACAGTAGCACAGACAGTAGCATAGACAGTACTACAGACAGTAGCACAGACAGTACTACAGACAGTAGCACAGACAGTAGCATAGACAGTACTACAGACAGTAGCACAGACAGTACTACAGACAGTACTACAGACAGTAGCACAGACAGTAGCACAGACAGTAGCACAGACAGTACTACAGACAGTACTACAGACAGTACTACAGACAGTAGCACAGACAGTAGCACAGACAGTACTACAGACAGTACTACAGACAGTAGCACAGACAGTAGCACAGACAGTACTACAGACAGTACTACAGACAGTAGCACAGACAGTACTACAGACAGTACTACAGACAGTAGCACTGACAGTACTACAGACAGTATTACAGACAGTAGCACAGACAGTAGCACAGACAGTACTACAGACAGTACTACAGACAGTACTACAGACAGTAGCACAGACAGTAGCACAGACAGTACTACAGACAGTACTACAGACAGTAGCACAGACAGTAGCACAGACAGTACTACAGACAGTAGCACAGACAGTAGCACAGACAGTACTACAGACAGTACTACAGACAGTAGCACAGACAGTACTACCGACAGTACTACAGACAGTACTACAGACAGTAGCACAGACAGTAGCACAGACAGTACTATTACAGTACTACAGACAGTACCACAGACAGTACCACCGACAGTACTACAGACAGTACTATTACAGTACTACAGACAGTACCACAGACAGTACTACAGACAGTACCACAGACAGTACCACAGACAGTACTATGACAGTACTACAGCAGCAGTTTCTCCGGCCTCTCCTCGGTCATAGACAGTTATATTTAGCTCGGCCGGCTCTCGGAGGCTGCAGCACACTTAAAGGTGAGTGTAAAGGGTAaggtgtgtgtgactgtgagtGTTTTAGGGTTACTGCCCTTTGCAGTGAATGCTTGTCCAGTCTCACATTTCCCCTTTGATGAACTTTGACCTTCTCTGGGAGTTAGGGGCCGTCAGGATATTTCCACCACAGCTCGAACCGTCCTGACACACATGTGGAAGAAAATGTTCAGCCTCATCATTTTGTTTCATGATAAAACTGCGTTCCATGTAAACGTTGGACGGTTTAaccttcctgctgctgctcacaTTCAAACACTGCTCCCGTTTATCCCGGCAGAGCTCCAGCAAAGGCACAAAAAGATCAATTCAA containing:
- the pfn1 gene encoding profilin-1; amino-acid sequence: MSWDQYITNLMAPEGGKELVSEAAICGTAGGSESVWAKKGLDNLSVEEIKKLAGDRSGFPQNGVYISGQKCRLLRDEMDIDQRFMLQLKTAADGEGLAYGVCVGKTKTAIIIAKGNKDVGNGQLSTKVYGILEYLRKSGY